From the genome of Malus sylvestris chromosome 6, drMalSylv7.2, whole genome shotgun sequence, one region includes:
- the LOC126626348 gene encoding uncharacterized protein LOC126626348 yields the protein MDQSNVGVVKQHVEKPEKFKGVDFKRWQQKMLFYLTTLNLSHVIISESPKAPEEGDIPAEILQAIEAWTHSEFLCRNYILNALDDSLYDVYSSYKTAKDLWESLDKKYKSEVASSKKFVIGKFLNYKMSDTKSVVKQVEELQVIVHELDEENLGLKEGFVVGSIIEKLPSNWKDFKIYLKHLTEDMSMDQLILKLRVEEDHRKNEKYDVSSLEAKANVMEGSDSHKARHHQKNKGKDAAAKKALTAVKRKTFKKIKGGC from the coding sequence ATGGATCAATCAAATGTTGGTGTCGTTAAGCAACACGTTGAGAAACCTGAGAAGTTCAAGGGAGTTGATTTCAAACGTTGGCAACAGAAGATGTTGTTCTACTTAACAACTCTGAACTTGAGTCATGTGATTATTTCTGAGTCCCCCAAAGCACCAGAAGAGGGAGATATTCCTGCCGAAATTCTGCAGGCTATAGAAGCCTGGACTCACAGTGAATTTCTATGCAGGAACTACATTCTGAATGCTTTAGATGATTCCCTGTATGATGTTTATTCATCATATAAGACAGCGAAAGATCTGTGGGAGTCTCTGGATAAGAAGTATAAGTCCGAAGTGGCAAGTTCCAAGAAGTTTGTAATTGGAAAATTTCTGAATTACAAGATGAGTGATACAAAGTCTGTTGTCAAGCAAGTTGAAGAACTCCAAGTGATTGTTCATGAGTTAGATGAAGAAAATCTTGGTCTAAAAGAAGGTTTTGTGGTTGGCTCTATTATAGAGAAACTGCCTTCGAATTGGAAAGACTTTAAGATTTATCTTAAACATCTAACTGAAGACATGAGCATGGATCAATTGATTCTCAAATTGCGTGTGGAGGAGGATCATCGCAAAAATGAGAAGTATGATGTCTCATCTCTAGAGGCAAAAGCCAATGTTATGGAAGGAAGTGACTCACACAAGGCAAGGCACCATCAGAAAAACAAAGGCAAGGATGCTGCTGCAAAGAAAGCACTAACTGCTGTGAAAAGGAAAACcttcaagaaaatcaaaggAGGTTGTTGA